The Sulfurimonas sp. genome includes the window TACAACAGTAGCTTTTTTTTCTAATCGCATTAAAGTTCCTATGAGTATTTGGATACAATTATACAAAAATTTAAATATATAAAGAATAAAATGAACTTAAAAGATTTAAAAGAAGATAGACAAAAATGGATGACTTGGAAAAATATAAAACCTCTTCAAGAAGCACTGAGTTTACTTAAGGAAGGCTCATTTGATGTTGAACTTGGTGATGTGGTTAAAGTAAGTGGAAAAACAGAAGACAATATAACAAATATTGCAAAAATGATGATGCCTTGGAGAAAAGGTCCATTTGAACTTTTTGACACACATATAGATGCTGAGTGGAAAAGCAATATAAAATACAATCTTTTGAGAAAGCATTTTAATTTAAAAGATAAGAAAGTTGCCGATATAGGATGTAATAATGGTTACTACCTCTTTCGTATGCAAGAAGATAAACCGAAACTTTTAGTTGGTTTTGACCCATCTCCTTTATATAAAACGCAGTTTGATTTTATAAATCATTTTGTAAAGAGTAAGATAGTTTATGAGTTGCTTGGTGTTGAGCATCTAGAGATTTACGATGAGAAGTTTGATACTATTTTTTGTTTAGGCGTTCTTTATCACAGAAGTGATCCAGTAGCGATGCTAAAGTCACTATTTAAAGGTTTAGAAAATAAAGGTGAAGTAATATTAGATACTTTTTATATTAATGGAGAAGAGGAGATGTGTTTATGCCCAGAGTCATCTTATTCTAAAATACCAAATATATATTTTGTACCTACCATACCTGCGCTTAAAAACTGGTGTTTAAGAGCAGGATTTAGTAGTTTTGAAGTTTTAGAAACCTCAACTACAGATGCCCAAGAGCAGAGAAGAACACCTTGGATAGAAGGACA containing:
- the cmoB gene encoding tRNA 5-methoxyuridine(34)/uridine 5-oxyacetic acid(34) synthase CmoB; the encoded protein is MKNKMNLKDLKEDRQKWMTWKNIKPLQEALSLLKEGSFDVELGDVVKVSGKTEDNITNIAKMMMPWRKGPFELFDTHIDAEWKSNIKYNLLRKHFNLKDKKVADIGCNNGYYLFRMQEDKPKLLVGFDPSPLYKTQFDFINHFVKSKIVYELLGVEHLEIYDEKFDTIFCLGVLYHRSDPVAMLKSLFKGLENKGEVILDTFYINGEEEMCLCPESSYSKIPNIYFVPTIPALKNWCLRAGFSSFEVLETSTTDAQEQRRTPWIEGQSLEDFLDKDDKTKTIEGYSAPQRVYVKLIKEKK